Within the Nitrospira sp. CR1.1 genome, the region CTGCGCACAGCCTCTCACGGATGATCCGGTGCCGTTTTTCTGCCGCCCGTGCTGGGATTTGATTCGACCGCTCCACGGCCCCTCCTGCCCGCGGTGTCATCGTCCCTTCGCGTCGGCCTCTGCACTGGCCTACAGTCCGACTCACGAATGCGGGGACTGTCGCACTCGCGAACCGAACTACTCCCAGGTGTGGGCGCCTTATGCCTACTGTTCGCCGCTCCAGGATGCCATTGCCCTCTTCAAATACCGGGGAAGGGTCGCCCTGGCGGACGCGTTAAGCTCGTTACTCCTGAAGGCGCTCCCGGAGCGTCTGGAATTCGATAGGCTCATGCCCATCCCTCTGCATCCGAACCGACTGCGGCAGCGGGAATTCAATCAGTCGCTCCTTCTCGCAGACCGCATCGGTTCCGCTCTCGGACTGCCGGTATCCTATCGAAACCTGATTCGTACCGTCGATACCGACCCGCAGATTTCGCTTCCGCGCGCAGCTCGACTGCACAACCTCCGCAAGGCGTTTGCCATACGCGCGCCGCAGGACGTCGCCGGAGCGCGCATTCTCCTCGTCGACGACGTGTTCACCACCGGCACCACGGCGAGTGAATGCGCCAGAGTCCTGCTCAAAGCCGGAGCCAAACAGGTTGCGGTTCTCGCCCTGGCGCGTTCCGTGGACGCGGGGATGGTGCCGGACACGTGGCTGCCGCCATCAGCCATCAACCAAAAACACATTCAGCGAGCCTGACCCATGCCGATCTACGAGTATCGTTGCCGACAATGCGGAACACGCACCACGCGTCTGGTTCTCAACGCAAACTCTGTCCCGCAGCAGACCTGCGCCCGTTGCCAGAGCGCCGACATGGAACGGCTGCTCTCGCGATTCGCCTCGCCCAAATCGGAGGAAGCGCGACTTGAGGCCCTCTCCGACCCGAGCAACCTGGGAGGACTCGATGAAAATGACCCCCGAAGCATGGCGCGGTTCATGAAAAAAATGGGCCAAGAAATGGGTGAAGACCTGGGTGATGAGCTCGATGCCGCGATGGAGGACGGTCAATCGCCCCCGCCTGAAATGGACGGCACCGACTGTGATTGACCCACGCGGTCAGAATATTCTCTTGACAGGATTGTCCATGTCTCCTACCATCGGCAATGAAACGGAGGGAACCGCCCGTGTTCGCCGGAGAACATCTCTGTAAGGTCGATGAAAAGGGACGCTTCCTGATCCCCTCGCCCCTTCGCGAACGATTCCAATCCGAGGGCAATCAGGTCATGTTCCTGAAGAACACCGAGCAGACCCTGTGGATGTACTCCGGCAAAGAATGGGGACAGGTCCTGGAACGCACGAGAGCGACGCTAGATGAAGACCAGACCCGCCTGTTCATGCACCATGTCATGGCGCAAGCCGGCGCCTCCGACATCGACAAAGCCGGCCGGGTGTTGATTCCAAGCCGCCTCCGCAAGCTCGTCCCGATGGATGAGGATCAGGAACTCATCCTCGTGGGGATGTATCACCGCCTGGAGATCTGGGGCCCGTCGGAGTGGCGCCGGTATCTCACCAGAAACGAAGACCGGGCCGAGCAGGACATGGCTAAGATCCAAAATCTTCTATAGGCAGGCCCTTGCGCCGCGTGTCCCGTCCCCGACAATCTCCCGTTACGATCCGATCAACGTCCTTTAGGCCCCCGCCTCGGCAGGCCTTGCCTCAGGAAACACAGCCTCTTCTCCCGCAGCAATCCACCCGAAGCCGCCGTTCACTGCCGTTCGCCATTCCAACGTCCACCGGTCTGACCATTACCACGACCTCCATCACCCTCACCTTGCCGGTCCCGCCCAGCGTGAACCACCAGTACGCGACGGTGAACGGGCGTCGGCTACTCTCCGCCAAAGGACGTACGTATAAGGACTTCGTCGGGCAACAAATTCTGGTTGCGCTTGCCCAATCGCCCCATCGTGCTACTCTAAGACAGACCTTGCGGCAGGCGAGCCTTTCTCTCTCGATCCATTTTTTCTTCGCCTCTGCGCTGCGGCGGGATACTGACGGCGGGCTCAAGATCGCCCAAGATGCTCTGTGCGAGGGGCTTGGACTGAATGACAATCGAGTAGTCGAAACTCATCTCTACAAGCGCCAGGATCGCGATAATCCTCGCATGGAAATTCAGTTATCGGTGGCGCCCCCGTCGGGGCCAGATCCGTTTTTCCCCGCCTCAGTCAAGGCACAGGTCGCGGCAGTCTCCAGGCCGCCATTCGACAACGGGCAACACCGGTAGGATGGTCGGGTGATCCCCGCTTGACGTCCGCCTGTCCGGCGGCCAGCACGTGTTATGACATATCGACCCATTACAATTGATGCGCTCCGAATCGGCATGCATGTCGCCAAACTCGACGTCGCCTGGTTCCGGTCACCGTTCCTGCGCCACTCGTTTTTGATTCGAACCGACGAGCAAATCGAGAAGCTGCGACGCGCGGGAGTGACGCGCCTCAGTATCGATCCCACCCGCGGACTCGACATCCAGGACCCCGCTGCTCCTTCCCAACACCCGCTTCCTCTCACGCCCCAACCTGCGCCTTCGCAGACAGGGAAAGCAGCGGAAATCCGTTCCCTTGCCGCGATGACGCAAGAACTGCTGACCGCCAGGTCCGCGCGCGCCAAGCTCGAAGAATCCGTTCATAGCGCTTTCTCCCGTATCGCCAAGACCGGCATCGTCGATCCGGAAGAGGCCAGCCATACCGTCCACGCCATCAGCGCCGTGGCGCAAGCGCTGAATACCCATGCCTTATTCATGGTGTTCAGCCAAGGCCGGGAAGCCAATGCGCCTCTGAGTCAACATGCGCTCGCCACGTGCAGCTTTTCGATGATCCTCGCCCATGCCGCCGACTACAACTTACTGGCCATCCAGGAGTTGGCCACCGGCGCGCTGCTTCACGATATCGGCCTTCTACAGGTTCCGCCGGCGATTCTCCGGCGCGTTCACGACACCTCGACCACGCTCTCGGAACAGAACCGGCTGGCCTATGAGGCCCATGCGCGCGCGGGCGCCATTCTCTTGGAACGCCGGGGTGGATTTACCAAAGCGGTGGAACAGATTGTGGCGGAACATCATGCCTACTTGAACGGCAGTGGTTTTCCACCGGAAACGGGCGGGGCGTTCACGTCGGACATGACCCGGATTGTGATGGTGACGGATCGCTACGACGAATTGTTGACGGGCTTCGGCGGGGCCTCGCCGCTGACCCCGCACCAATCGCTCCAGCGGCTCTATCAGGAAGGTCAGGAAGGCCGGTATGAGAGCCGGCTGATCTCAGTATTCGTGAAAGTCATGGGCATTTACCCGGTCTACAGTTATGTCCTGCTGACGACCGGCGAACGTGCGATCGTCTCCGTCATCAATTCGGGAAAACTCCATCAACCCATCGTGACGATCACACACGATCCTTCGGGAGAGCCTTATATTGTCCCGCTCGTCATCGACCTGGCCAACCAGGATGAACAGGCGCCTCCTCGCGCAGTTCGTTCGGTGTTAGGTACGATCCCGGAAGAATTCCAACGGGCCTATCACTGACGCCGGTCCAATCATCCGTCACACCTCATCACGAAGACCGGACAACCTGAACACCGGATTTTCGTGAGGCCTATTCGTACCGAAGCGCTTCGATCGGATTCAGTCGAGCAGCTTTATTGGCGGGATAGAGCCCGAAAAACAGCCCGATGGCCAGGGAGAACAGAAAGGCCGTTACAACCGCATCGACCGAAATCATGGTCGGCCAGCCAGCAATCACCGTCGTCAGCTGAGCGCCGACGATGCCGACAATGACACCGATCATGCCGCCGAACAGACTCAGCGTCACGGCTTCGATCAGAAATTGAGTCAATATATGGATGCGTTTGGCGCCAACGGCCATACGCACCCCGATCTCCTTCGTCCGCTCGGTGACCGACACCAGAAGAATGTTCATGATCCCGATGCCGCCGACCAAAAGGGATACCGAGGCGATGGCGAACAGCATGACCGTCAGGGTGTGACTCGTGCTCTCTTGCACTTTTCCGATATCGACCTGCGTCCTGATCGTAAAATCATCCGCCTGTTCCGGCTCCAGCCGGTGCCGGGCCCGTAACGTCTCCCGAATGTGCTCCACAGCCTCGGGCAAGTCGGCGCTCTGTTCGGTGGAGGCGAACAGAGCGCCGACCGATCCCAGAAATTGGCTCCCGAACACCTTCCGTTCCGCCGTAGTGAATGGGATGAAGATCACGTCGTCCTGATCGCTTCCCTGGGCCGACTGCCCCTTCGGAGCCAGCACCCCGACGACTTGGAACGGCACATTCTTGATGCGAATCGTCGCCCCCATCGCTTCTTCGCCCGGCTCAAAGAGGTTTTCCAACGTGGTCTGGCCGATCAAGGCCACGCGAGCTGCGCTCTCCATATCCGTCTGGGTAAAAGGCCCTCCACTCGTGAACGACCAATCACGGATCGTGAGATAACTCGGGGATACGCCGTTCACGGGTCCATTCCAGTTACGATTCCCGTTGATGATTTGGATAATATCGCGCTTCGCCCAGCCGGTGTCGGATAACAGCGGACTCCGCTTTTTCAACTCTGCCGCATCGTTGATCGTCAAGGTCACCGCCCCGCCCTGCCCGCCACGGACACCGCTGACCGTCGTGGAACCCGGCATGATGACAATGACATTCGTCCCCATACTCGCCACCTGAGCCTGAACGGCCGCCCTGGCCCCCTGCCCGATACTGACCATGGCAATGACCGCCCCCACGCCGATGACGATGCCGAGCATGGTGAGACCGGCCCGCAGCCGGTTCCGGTTCAGGATTCGCAAGGCGGTCATGACGGTGAGTAGAACAAATGCCGACATGGATGGCCTAGCCCGCATGATTCCTAACGGTTCGTCGCGAAATCGCCGTGTTGCGTGGCGAGACCGGCGTGCGGAGCCGGGAGGACCCGAGGCGCACTCGTGCAGTACGATGAGAGTCCGGGAGGTGAGCCCGCCGACCGGAGGACCGTCGCAGCAATGAATCGGCAAGTGCAGCAGAAGTGCTCATGAAGCTTGCGGGCTACGTCACAACAGACAGGTGGGGCGAGCGCCGGACATCCTGCACGATCTGCCCGTCCTTCATGACGAGTTCGCGGGAGGCGTAGGCGGCGATATCGGGCTCGTGCGTCACGAGAATAATCGTGATCCCGTCCTCCCGGTTGAGATGTTCGAGGATATCCATGATTTCACGACTCGAGGCGGTATCGAGATTCCCCGTCGGTTCGTCCGCGAACAGGATTGATGGGGCGCCGACCAATGCCCTGGCAATGGCGACGCGCTGCTGCTGGCCGCCGGAAAGTTGAGCCGGATAATGCTGTTCCCGGCCGGCCAGCCCGACACGCTGCAACGCGGCGGCCGCCTGCTTCCGTTGTTCCTTGATGGAGACGCCGCGGTAAAACAGCGGCAACTGCGCGTTCTCCAGGGCGCTGGTCCTGGGGATGAGGTTGAAGTTCTGAAACACGAACCCGATCTGCCGATTGCGAAGATCCGCCAGCACGTCCGGTTTCGCGGTACTGACATCCAGCCCATCCAACTGATAACGGCCCTTCGAGGGCTGGTCCAGACAACCCAACAGGTTCAGCAGAGTGGACTTGCCCGATCCCGACGTGCCCATCACCGCGACAAACTCGCCGCGTTCGATCGTCAGATTGATGCCGCGCAACGCCTGCACTTCGACATCGCCGATGCGATACATCTTCCAGAGGTCTTCGCAGACGATCAAGGGAGCCACAGTGCCCTCACAAACGGGTATCGCCGGGACCGGTCACCAGGTGGACGTGCGATCCTCCACCATGAGGCCGCTTTGCACGATGCCCGTTGCTCAAATGAATGGTAGCCATCTGTCGATTCGACGACCATCGCGGGCGATGGTTTCCGCCGCAGCTACATCCCCCGATCCCGCCGCCCGCTACGCTGTTGCCCACCCCCGAAACCCGGTGGCAGCTCTCCGCCCTTGCGCTCACCCCGTGGAGACTCAATCCCGGTCACAACCTGGTCGCCCTCCTGGATTCCCGCAGCCGCAATTTCGACATACGACCGGTCCGATATGCCCATCTCGACAGGAACGCGCTCCAGTTCTCCCGCAGCGTCGAGCTTCCACACACCCCATTGCCGATGCGCCGGTTCAGCAGGAACACTTCCGGCCGTAGGCCTTCCGCCTGCACCGTCTCCATTCTTCTTCGACCCGGCCTCTCCCCTTTCTTCTCGAACCACCTTGGGAGGAACGAAGCGAAGAGCCGCATTCGGCACCTTGAGCACATTCTCCCGCTTGTGGACGACGATAGAGACATTCGCGGTCATACCCGGTTTCAGACGAAACTCAGGATTCTCGAATTCCACCACGACATCGTAGGTCACGACATTCTGAATATTAATGGGCGCATTGCGAACCTGACGCACCCGCCCCTGAAACGCTTCCCCCGGATACGCATCGACGGTAAACGACGCCGCTTTCCCATCGACAATGCCGCCGATGTCAGCCTCGCTCACGTTGGTATCGACCTGCATTTTGGTCACATCTTCGGCGATCAGAAACAGGGTCGGGATGGAGAAGCTAGCGGAAATTCGCTGGCCGACCTCTACGAGACGCGAAATCACCACTCCGTCGACCGGCGAACGGATCACCGTATATTTCAGGTCCAACTCGGCCGCTTGCAGCATGGCCTCCGCCTGCTTGACGGCGGCTTCCGTCACCTTCAATTGCGCGACCGCCCCCTCGGAAGCCGTTAACGCGACATCGACTTCATTCTGCGAAATAAATTGTTGGCCGATGAGCGACTTGGCTCGATCCAGTTCGCGCCGCCGCTGAGCGAGGTCGATCCGCGCCTTTTCCCACGCGGCCCTGGCATTGGCGAGGCTGGCGGCGGCCTGATCACGCCTGGCCTGGTAGGGGAATGGATCGATGCGCGCGACGACTTGGCTCGCCTTCACCTTGGAATTAAAATCGGCGTGCAGGCTCTCGATCATGCCCGAGACCTGGCTTCCGACCTGAACCGTGGTAATGGGATTGATCGTACCTGTTGCGGTCACCAGAGAGACGACCGTTCCGCGCTCGACGGGAACCGTGCGGTAGCGCACGGGAGCTTTCCGTTCGCCGTTGAAAAACACATACCCGGCGATGGCCAGGCCGAGCGCAAGCACACCGGCAATGATACTGACACGGCGCATGAACAGGCGTTCCTCTTCGCCAAGTACTGCGGCATTCTAGCAGAAAACAATTTGACGATGTCAGGCAGCGGTCCGCGATCTGGCCTTGCGGAGCGCGGCGGCACACATGAGAACGGCCGTTTGCCGGTAAGGGCAAACGGCCGTTCGGGTCAGGCTGTCCACCAGCGGTGGACCCACACACAGGCGACTAGGGACTGACGGTAATGCGATCCTTGATGTCGTCGAACACGTCCTTCGTGATCACGTTCTTGGCGACAAGCTCGCCCTTCACTCTGTAAGGACGGTTGCTCACGATACGGTCCGCCACATCCTGCGTAAGGCCGAGCGTAAGCACGAGATCCGTCGACGGCGCCTTGTTGATATTGAGCAGCGAGGCAGCCGGCGCGGGCGCATCCAAGGCGAGTGGCGCGGGGGCCGCCTTCGGTGACGAA harbors:
- a CDS encoding efflux RND transporter periplasmic adaptor subunit, whose translation is MRRVSIIAGVLALGLAIAGYVFFNGERKAPVRYRTVPVERGTVVSLVTATGTINPITTVQVGSQVSGMIESLHADFNSKVKASQVVARIDPFPYQARRDQAAASLANARAAWEKARIDLAQRRRELDRAKSLIGQQFISQNEVDVALTASEGAVAQLKVTEAAVKQAEAMLQAAELDLKYTVIRSPVDGVVISRLVEVGQRISASFSIPTLFLIAEDVTKMQVDTNVSEADIGGIVDGKAASFTVDAYPGEAFQGRVRQVRNAPINIQNVVTYDVVVEFENPEFRLKPGMTANVSIVVHKRENVLKVPNAALRFVPPKVVREERGEAGSKKNGDGAGGRPTAGSVPAEPAHRQWGVWKLDAAGELERVPVEMGISDRSYVEIAAAGIQEGDQVVTGIESPRGERKGGELPPGFGGGQQRSGRRDRGM
- a CDS encoding ATP-binding cassette domain-containing protein codes for the protein MYRIGDVEVQALRGINLTIERGEFVAVMGTSGSGKSTLLNLLGCLDQPSKGRYQLDGLDVSTAKPDVLADLRNRQIGFVFQNFNLIPRTSALENAQLPLFYRGVSIKEQRKQAAAALQRVGLAGREQHYPAQLSGGQQQRVAIARALVGAPSILFADEPTGNLDTASSREIMDILEHLNREDGITIILVTHEPDIAAYASRELVMKDGQIVQDVRRSPHLSVVT
- a CDS encoding RusA family crossover junction endodeoxyribonuclease is translated as MGRPLRRVSRPRQSPVTIRSTSFRPPPRQALPQETQPLLPQQSTRSRRSLPFAIPTSTGLTITTTSITLTLPVPPSVNHQYATVNGRRLLSAKGRTYKDFVGQQILVALAQSPHRATLRQTLRQASLSLSIHFFFASALRRDTDGGLKIAQDALCEGLGLNDNRVVETHLYKRQDRDNPRMEIQLSVAPPSGPDPFFPASVKAQVAAVSRPPFDNGQHR
- a CDS encoding zinc ribbon domain-containing protein; translated protein: MPIYEYRCRQCGTRTTRLVLNANSVPQQTCARCQSADMERLLSRFASPKSEEARLEALSDPSNLGGLDENDPRSMARFMKKMGQEMGEDLGDELDAAMEDGQSPPPEMDGTDCD
- a CDS encoding DUF3391 domain-containing protein, encoding MTYRPITIDALRIGMHVAKLDVAWFRSPFLRHSFLIRTDEQIEKLRRAGVTRLSIDPTRGLDIQDPAAPSQHPLPLTPQPAPSQTGKAAEIRSLAAMTQELLTARSARAKLEESVHSAFSRIAKTGIVDPEEASHTVHAISAVAQALNTHALFMVFSQGREANAPLSQHALATCSFSMILAHAADYNLLAIQELATGALLHDIGLLQVPPAILRRVHDTSTTLSEQNRLAYEAHARAGAILLERRGGFTKAVEQIVAEHHAYLNGSGFPPETGGAFTSDMTRIVMVTDRYDELLTGFGGASPLTPHQSLQRLYQEGQEGRYESRLISVFVKVMGIYPVYSYVLLTTGERAIVSVINSGKLHQPIVTITHDPSGEPYIVPLVIDLANQDEQAPPRAVRSVLGTIPEEFQRAYH
- a CDS encoding ComF family protein; translated protein: MIIDIVRQASRLLLPMDCTTCAQPLTDDPVPFFCRPCWDLIRPLHGPSCPRCHRPFASASALAYSPTHECGDCRTREPNYSQVWAPYAYCSPLQDAIALFKYRGRVALADALSSLLLKALPERLEFDRLMPIPLHPNRLRQREFNQSLLLADRIGSALGLPVSYRNLIRTVDTDPQISLPRAARLHNLRKAFAIRAPQDVAGARILLVDDVFTTGTTASECARVLLKAGAKQVAVLALARSVDAGMVPDTWLPPSAINQKHIQRA
- a CDS encoding FtsX-like permease family protein; translation: MSAFVLLTVMTALRILNRNRLRAGLTMLGIVIGVGAVIAMVSIGQGARAAVQAQVASMGTNVIVIMPGSTTVSGVRGGQGGAVTLTINDAAELKKRSPLLSDTGWAKRDIIQIINGNRNWNGPVNGVSPSYLTIRDWSFTSGGPFTQTDMESAARVALIGQTTLENLFEPGEEAMGATIRIKNVPFQVVGVLAPKGQSAQGSDQDDVIFIPFTTAERKVFGSQFLGSVGALFASTEQSADLPEAVEHIRETLRARHRLEPEQADDFTIRTQVDIGKVQESTSHTLTVMLFAIASVSLLVGGIGIMNILLVSVTERTKEIGVRMAVGAKRIHILTQFLIEAVTLSLFGGMIGVIVGIVGAQLTTVIAGWPTMISVDAVVTAFLFSLAIGLFFGLYPANKAARLNPIEALRYE